The Clarias gariepinus isolate MV-2021 ecotype Netherlands chromosome 24, CGAR_prim_01v2, whole genome shotgun sequence region TTGTGGCTCATCCAGCGGCATACGCTCAAGCCTTGTCACGCCAGCTGAGTACCGGGATGTCTGagatcaaacacacacaggataaCTGGAAGGTGAACTTAGATGTCAAGCATTTCGCTCCTGAGGAGCTCACGGTCAAGACGAAGGATGGTGTGGTGGAGATTATCGGTAAGTTTGAGTGTCATTTTATCAATGAAACATGAGATATTTTATTTGGATTTGATTGTTTTCAGAGATGGCTGTTTTTTCACCTGTTGATTCCTGTTCAGTGTTTCTACTGgatcatgtactgtagcattTTGTTAAGCTGTCATCCAAACATGCTATTACTGTAGTTTGAGCTTGATGAGTTGTTTTTCCACTTCGCTGCATGCTTTAAAATAgaaaacatcctttttttttttaaagagacaacaacaacagagaGCGCAATGTCAGTTAGAGAGGAAGGGTTTTGTCAGTCCTGCTAATTcgaatttatatacagtagctcaGGCATCTTGTTGATGAAAATCAATCAGCATATTGTATGCAGTCTTTGAGAAGTAAAGTGAATTTTGGTATAGATCAATCAGGGAATGATGGAAAAATAATCAAGTTTCCTCTTGAAGATACAGTATCTCAAGGAGGTTATATAGGAGATAAAGTAAACATTTCTCAAGAACAGTTACAagataaagttaaaaataaacaacagacTTAGTGCATCAGGAAGTGAACCACCCAAATCTAACCTTTGGGAGGCCAGTTTGGGACACAGCCCAAAGAAGGACTCACGCCATTGTAGGACAAACTGAGCTCAAGTACTCAGAGGTCATGGACATGCATAGATTTCTAATTTCATTGCTTATTGTTTACAGCATGCATTACTTTTAAAGCACAGAGTAATGATCGAAGcggtttaatgtttttctttaaaaaaatcctatCGCAGTTATGACTGATTTCATGAGAAAGGAAGGATGAGATCATTCTCAACCCATTTCGAGGCATGACTGAGTGTTAACTTTCTAtctaaaaatcatttaatatcACATGATCATCTTTTATTCATACAGAACCCCTTAAAACGTGAACAAAAGTTGTTATGGTTTATTAAGGTTCCTCAGGTTACTTGTGTAACTGATACACAGTTATGGACATTTATGGTAGTAACTACAGCTGTTGGTTATTCCATGGGTTTCACAGAGGCCTGGGTGGGCTTAtgtcttctttcttttattagaGTCGTTGTCAAAACAGGCAACAGTTGCCACAGCACAGTGGAACActaccttttattttttataaagaaagtcCTAAAAAACTACTAGACAAATAAAAAGCTGAGAAGATTTAATGTATATATGTCCTGAATGACAAAGAACATGGAGATGCTAGTTGTCAAATCTCAATAGGTGTTAGGTAAATCCATTTTCGGAATGCAAACACACTAAAATACAGTAGTACGGTCCAATATGTACATACTGTTTGTGGCATTGTGCTCTCATCCAAAAGCAAACTGAAAACATGTGAGGTTCTTGGAACGTTTGTGCTCTGTTTCTACAGGAATCCACGAGGAGAGGAGGGACGAGCATGGATTCATATCTAGATCCTTCACTAGGAAGTACACGTGAGTAGAACATAAGTGTCAACATAATAAGTGTGAAACCCAGAAGtgctttatataaataaaatatcagaGGCTAAGCATCATTAAATAACTCATGGATAAGGCCACTTACTGGTCATTAATTTCAAAcagaatatattattattagattgaATATAGCTATTCATACTTACACCAATCAGCTACGACACtaacaccactgccaggtgaattgaataacattgattatccattatataccagtaaactagtAACAGGATTGTAGGCACCCAAGGCATATTCATGCCTGTAGGAAAGGACCAAAGGTGAGCCTGTCTGGTACAATACGACCGGAAAACCAATGTAGCGCAGATTgatgaaaaaagttaaaagtggCTATCAGAGCTATCAGAACAACCAGTGCATCAAAGTCTGCCGTCTTTGGGGATTACCAGGCAAAAAGCTCAAGGATGTTGACCCAACTTCTAAATACCATCCAGggaatgcaccagacaaacaagtctgatccatagaGGCCAcatcccacaacccacagcacccaaaggatccactgccaacaTTCTGGTGCCAGACCACCAAAGGTCTTGTGCAGTCATGGCCTGAGGGGGCAGATAATGTTCTGGCTAATCTGTGTAGTTTGGcataaattatacagtatataaagaatataaaataaaaactgggaGAACATATGTGATGATCTGATTTTTTCCTTGACAGCTTTGTGACTGTGAAAGTCGTTTATTATGAGGAGTTTCCAGTTTTTGGGTAACATTGATTTGTCAAGAAATAAGAGGAATatcagagaaataaaacatttcaatgaCATGCTGTTATGGGGCATTAATCAACTTTAAAGCAACTGTAACTCTGCTTAGTGTCTAGCTGCATCAAACAATCCTGttgctaattatttttttatatttactgacaatacagtacaaaattGAGCTTTCATCATGGCATAAATTGCACCATTTCTTTGGCTCTTTTTACTTAGTGtttcaattaaaatgtataaactttGATAACATGGTAACATTATAGTATGAGCATACATAGAATaagtctttatttgtcacaatgAAATTCTTTTCTTAGCCTATCCCAGCTTGTAAGGAAGCTGGGGTTAaagcccctggagcagataaggTCAAAGGCCTTGCTTACGGGGGATTGAATCCCCTTCCCCTTGTgtaacaaagagagagaaatattcaggagtaaataaaaaaatagttttgataGTATAAAAGTAGTATTGCTTGTTTCTTGTGGATTGTTCAAATTGAGTTATTCGAAATGCATCAGTGGTATTATGcagtttaatattattttgaacaatGTGCTAAAATAGAGCTGAACTGTATGTGAGGTACTAATTTACATTAACTAGGGttgggataaataaataaaaaaaaaaacaccaaatcaTAGATGCAAATTTTCTTTACCTTTCTATCAGTTCAAATGATAAGAATACCATAAAATATGTCAGCGTTGACAAACCATAATTTTTTTCGGTTTTATCTTCATTCTTTTACACTATGTGTGTTGCTTCTCTGGCCTGGGACGTAAGCCAGAACATTCCATACGCTTCCCAATCTGCATACCGcagctttgttttttcttatctCAGTCGCAGCTAAAGTACATCTCATGAAATGGGTAAAAAGATCAGCtcacagcaaagtaacccaaatCTATACAAACTCAAATGTCTATAGTAGCATCTCTGGCTTTCTGAAACTAGCTATTCGTGTGCCTCAGCTGTCTTTGTTTTGCGCCCTGTTTCTTTGTCTTACTCTTATTCTCCCATACAGTGTATGTAGTTTTGTCGCCATCAAGAGGACGCCTCTGCttgcacctttttttgttattttaatttgttactGCCCTAATGCACTAAATTGGATGCAGCAAGTTATTTCCAGTGACTGCACAAAGCTTTGCATCAGGCTGCATTACACAAgcatgttgttgtttattttcctataatagcACACCATGTTGTGGTTTATTACTTACATCACTGACTTTATCTAATCTTTTCTTTTAGCGACTCATGCTATGATTTGTAAATTTCTCTAGATTTCATATTTGCACATGCGCATACTTAGTACAACAGTTTTTATAACGTAGTGAAATACAGAGAATATAGTCAATTTGAGCAGTTTGAGGGATTGCTCACGTCTACCATGGGCCTTTCACAGTGagttatttaaatgcattttttgcatTAGATTAGATAAGTTGATTTGAACCAATCTAGTTCTCCAACTTCAAGAATAATTCGACTTTAGCAGTATTGATCAACTATTATTAGAACTCAGCATTAGTGAACAAGGCGGTCGATCTTATCTGCTCAAGCATGCTATTACCACATTAAGCGTCATTCGGTCTGCATTACTTAGTGCTTTACAAGCTCCTTGTTCACTAATAATGCAATCAGACTTAATATTCAAAAGCCCTATGTATATCATTCGTAGACTGGACATTGACTTGTGGTCAATCTAATCTTGACCTATTAGCATTGTTTGTTTAGTAATATTGCTcactttaaacagttaaataaaaacaaatccataAATATGTTGCaggaaaaactaaataaatcacCAACAAAATAGTCAGGGATTGAGTGGAATGAATGCTGGCTGATATGACACCATTACAACCCTGaagatgattattttcctataataacACACCCTAAGAAGCGTTAATCATTGGCTGGGATATATGAAGAAAATAATGCATATGTGGCAAATGAAGGCTTAACTGaaagcttaacttaacttaGTGTTTGTtaattgactttattttattcatctagCTACTgcactacagtacatcatatgCCGTCACTCCGtattttaataacataaacaGTAAATCTTGTTGTCTTGTACTGTATTACTTTCGTAGCTTTGTACTATATTTtacactgactttttttttgtcctgtagaaccttatttttaaatatattgctcCTTAGTTACAGTGTGTTCACTGTTTTCCTCTTTCTTCAGACTGCCCCCTGGTGCTGATGCAGAGAAAATCACCTCCTCACTCTCCCCTGAGGGAGTCCTAACTGTGGAGGCGCCGCTCCCCAAACCCGCCATCCAGTCCTCTGAGATCACCATCCCTGTAAACACAGCCAGCAGCGCCGTGCAAAAGCAGGAAGGGAAaaagtgaagaagaagaagaagaagaagaagagaaaaaatggTTTCGAGCATGACATTTGAGATAGACAAGATACTGTTTTACATACAGCATGCTCTAGTCTCTGCCTTTTCAATGCACGCTTTAGTGTATGACATGAGATTGACTCACTTCTTaattttctctttgtgtttctttttttctcaccatTACAGTGTGCACTGCAACCATATTTTAGTTTGATGCTAATTACACACTTCACCTGAGTAATGAACAATGAAcccttacaaacacacacacacacacacacacacacacacacgagtaccGTTTGTTGGCGGGAACTGTTAGCAGTGTGCACACTTGTTAATAGAGGGGTGTTGGTTTCTttgacacaaaaacacacatgtaGCACTACACACCGAGAGACAGTCTTGACACCATTCACACACCTCTGATCCCCAACAGAGCAGTtactttcctccctctgactcAAGAGAACAAACTGTATGAAAAGGCTTTATGGGAGTTAAGgatgtttgttgttcttagaatGTTTTAAAGGAAGACAACTGAGCAGAACACAATGCTATGAACTCTTCAATAAACGTTTTAACCTCAATTTTTGCTATTTTATGAGTTGTCGCAATATTCCATATGATAGTTTACATTATTGAATGTTAAATTTTGAATTGCACcaataatatataaacatgtcAATAAATGCACGCTGTGTATGGAGTAAAACAAATactggtaaaaaaacaaaaacaaacacattttctcatacaacatgaagtctttatactgtatgacccCTGCTCAGAaacaagatgaatgaatgaaggaatAAAATATGCAACTATTagggcgttcaaatcaaaccaggacttcctTGTGATTGAAGGCATAAAACTTCAAGCACAATACAGTGATGAGattcttagccacagtaaaacatttaaatggcgcaaacattttaaagaaggctgtacgtctGTAAACAACGATTCTGGCCGAGCTGACCTGGagtccactgcagtcgtttcAATGAACATCCAGTGAGTGGAATCCCTAACCCTTGAAAACTGGCATaccttgtcaccaacttgcagaagagacccATCTGTCTGTAAAAACTGTACATACAACACCACTTGATAACTTCATTTAttgtacacaatcaaaaattccAGTTTGGCCCTCCGATTGGGTTGGAATTCGAGTtggattcctgggtgatgctgtaacctctcgctgCCGGAGGTCTGGAGAGAGCTGATCCTCTcttagaggggagggatgagaggtacttagtgctcccacattaatcgtGGCCCTACAGGCAAGcagaaggagtggatagcgctgtcctccgagtgtccccccaacagtgcgtgaataagcagtttgaaaagatacGGTCAGCTGGCGCCATGTGGTTCCGAGAAAACACATGATAGTTTTCGGCCCtctcgactgagtggtagtggtagcttaatgtgggagcgccccTAGTGAGAAagtggacacgactaaattaggtagaaaatcagggaaaaaataaaaaatctcaaaATGACTGGAAAGCCCCTTGTATATTGATTTAACAATAGATCATGGAGGAGCTTGGATCCATATGATGCTTAGGTTATTAAAGGAACAtgccaaaaaaacatgttaaatgtaaatcagGTAGGACGTAATCGTAGGTACATAGTCAGTGCACAGGTTAAAAGAACTACAGTAAACTAGCACTCAGGAGCTGCAACCTCTACTGGTACAGTAGGAGGGATGCAATGTTCTAGGTTtgtaaaagtgtgtgaatgGTCTGGCAATCATATCCAAGGTGTAATTCCCTTTCCTTAACTAGAGTTCCTGGGAGAGACACCAGAGCCACTCGGACCAAGATTGATTGGGCATTAAGATGAAGAAAAGAACAagtactatattatatataggaAAAGTAAGAAGTTTTTcctatgcagtttttttttgtctccagTTTTCCCCGAACAccatacaaaaaacacaaaaaataacagTGGTATATTCTCAGGAACATTTGTAGTATTCATGAGTAACAAGGAGAATAACACATCCAACATTACAGAATCTCAACAATACAGATTTAGAGTAGACTGTACTGTACCGTGTAAATACCAAAGCAATTATGCCATTGAGAACATTGAGAACATTGTGAACATTGAGATGACCTAATTATACCAAATAACTTGTAGTTTTATTCTgtacattttgtcatttttcttcctctgaCTCACCTGACAAGGCGGTGTTATTAAACCGAATGAAACATAACGGGGTTCTCCAAGTCCAGGATTACTTTTACTGCATGACATTATGTGATCCTTCTTATTGGGATGGAATTCCATATAAAAAATGAACAGTCAGGATTTACCCACAgcattgacaaaaaaaatagaacaattattatttttttagaagaaGAAGGTCAGACATTGTTAAGTTGCAAGCTTGGCTGAAGCAGGTGTGTAAAGTTCTATTCTTAAGCTTTTAATTAAAcctaaaaatcaataaatgtgacatacaaaaaaaaaaaaaacaatgtttctgTTAAAACATGGACAAGCTACAGTACTTTGTAGAGGCAACATCCGTTAGCTGTGTTTTATGCCTGGGGGACACTGACGGCAACTGTAGTATGGGTGGGCAAACGTGTGTTCATGTttctatgtgtgtttgtatgtttgtgtgtgtgtgtgtgtgtgtgtgtgtatgtatatgtgttttACTCACAGTGCTACAGCCAAGCACTAATGTACACTCATTCTCTATCTGGCTCTGGCTGAATAAGCCTGCTATTTATAGAAAGGGATACGATGTCCTGCATTTCCGGCATGTTCCATGGCAGTAGTGGAAATCTGATAAgcactatgtgtgtgtatgtgttttaaaGTGGGATATAATATTCCATGCAAACCTGAATTTTATGGATGTTGAAATCATTACTGTAAGGTAAGGGTTGAAGGACGTATGGGCCTATATTTTCAGCCCAGTTTGGGGGGGGACACATCTGAATATCCACAGTAATAAttactaaaaagtgaattttgcattaaAGATCCCCTTTAAAGGATACACTGCATTATACACTTCCctttaaatttgataaaatTCTATTCATTTAGGCCCTCTTCCCACCACGGGGCTATTTTGGCACATAAAATAGCCCCCTACTATTCTGATTTTGTATCAAGGTTAAAATGTCACCTTGAGTTGACTTTTTCAAAATTTATATTACACTAATAGCTAAACCCAGAATCAATCCTTCATTTATTTTCAGCAACTGCTTCAACCTTGTCAGGGTCATTGTGGAGCTTGAGCCCTATCCTGGGAGCACTGGGTGCAAGGTGGGAATACATACTGGATATTCATACCTAGGGCATTGGTGGTaagtttctcgcctgccatgcgggtTCAATTCCAACCTAATGCCCAAATCCAatccactggatgcagtgcttgTTTCAGGTCCGgaaaaaaatgggagggttgcgtcaggaagggaaTCCGGCATaaaaatctgtgccaagttgtgcaTGTGGATCGGAGGGGCTGCAGTGGCAATTACTCGACTGGAGCAgtcaaaagacaaacagcaacCTTATTCATACCTAGGTTTGGAGAAACCTTTCACCTACTGGCATGTTATTTTTCAGAGGTAGAAGAAACCAAGAAAACCCAGATGAAACCCATGCAGGATGACATGCCACATTTCATCCAGACAGTAACCTTGGCTtaggatacttttttttttgtttaaatagtgCAGAAATAGTTTTTGAATACATTATTTGTTGCTATGTGTTTATCCATTTACACTGCaaacaatatttttagtttCAGCATCCTAAATGTTTTTGCACAACTTCCTGTTCCTGCAAGTTACTCTAGAGGTAGAACAAACAAAGCACTTCAAGTCCTCTGGGTCCAAAAATTCCATGAGCCACGATTCACATTTTTCCCCACTTCAAATGCTTATTTCAATTATTCATCTACTCAGGCCTTCTTTTactcatccacccatccatctgtTAAGACCTTCCTTTTTTCACCAGCTGACCAGTGCTGAGCcataaacacacttacacagctGTCAGACATAAAAAAGGCCAGCTCTCAGGCGGCTTACTGTTGCATGTAAGAACTGAACTTcatctctgtctctccatctcttgGTTTGGCAAAATAATGGTATTTAGGACTTAAACAAGTGATTCCTGACTGCATGAAGACCTGTGTGTTTTGAGATGAGGATGTCCACATTCCATGAGACATACAGCACTAGAGGTGATTCTGGTAcatattattattctaaatggGAATTtctctttgggattaataaagtactctatctgtgtaataaacagcaaaaaatttCCTAATTCTCGTTATAAGCTTATAAGGTGttagaaaagaagaagaacagatAAAACAGTACTTTtggtaatgttttattctgctatATGGTAAAATACTCCATAAAATTTGGCCAAATACTATGGCTGCAACACTTTTGCTGCACATTGCTCACTGGAAGTTCCTACATTTTTACTACAATATTCACTGTGATTTTGTGACTTTGTAATTATAAGAGTTTGGAGTCTGTTTTGTagctatttatttcataatgtttagaAGCCTTATACTGTACCTTCAAAGGGTATAAAGGGTAAATTGATATTCAtctatcaatccatccatctatctatctatctatctatctatctatctatctatctatctatctatctatccatctagaaacctctgtatgACCTCTGTATTGTAAAATTAATAACCATCCATCTGTTATCTACAATGCGTAACCTTTTTATGGCCTGCAGCCTAGCTAAGGGGGCACAAGGGGTAgtgcaccctggatggggttccAACCCACTTAAGGCAAAtgcacacaccaacacaccgaATCATACaatatggacaatttggaaatgtcagtcAGTCTACTTgggatgtctttggactgtaggagaaaactgaagcaaacccaccaaacatgggcacactccacacacacacacacagaccaaaaacatgatttaaactTACAACCCTGGGGTATGAGGTGACAATTggtaaccactaagtcaccatgGCCTGAACAATTTACAGCTACATGTACATATCGTTTCATATGTCTATGACAATGAACCTCATTCTGGAACTGTAAAACaatcagtggtgtcaaaagtattcacattcattacttgagtagaagtatagatactagggtttaaaaagacttctttagaagttgaagtgtcaactcaagcttttcACTCAAGTAAAGGTGCGAAAgtactggttttaaaactacttaaagtataaaagtaaaagtaacgtgagggggaaaaaagcattaagaataaaagcttaggctgtgccacgggcctatatactgcactaacacctcataaaaaaaaggaaaatgtggtggggttttttttgttgtattttttaacggccatagtgatttgggatactgtatatggcagttgaaaaagaatgcattttagtacaatgcaaatacattaacaaaccatatatgtgtactactgggttattaacatgtttcattgggaagaagatatgataactagttgcctataagtattttaatggtgcaaaaagtcaaacttcagaggcatgtcatcagtaacctttattaCCTTTGATGGCGCGATTTATCTGGAtggtttttttttggatgttttttgaatgacaagctgaaataaaataggagtaactaagctatttttaaaatgtaaagagtagaaagtacagataattgcatGATAATGTAAGGGGTAGAAGTActgtaaaaagtcggctgaaaaataattactccagtaaagtatagatacccaaaatttctacttaagtaaggtaacgaagtatttgtacttgcATACAGTAGATTCCAGGTACTTTTGTTGTTAAACAAAAATCAGTAACATGATCGGATATATAGATTCTCTAGTTcaaagacaaatatatatataaaaaaaaaaatccatgccaTGTTAAAGAAAGTACAGAAAGTGATGTGGCCTGAAAACTCTTTCCTGTCCGATTGCTAACTGATAATGAAGTCTTCGTccataaatattacacaaacatCTCCTTAGAGACTGATTAAACATATtaacaattataaatatatatttttttattttaatttgattatgTGGAAGGGCATTTATTATAGTCAGAGTGACTGAGTTGCTACAATAGAAAAGATAACACCTAAATATGCAGCATATCTGTAATAGGTGTTTGGGCTGCCACTATTTTTAGAGCTAccattatgtaaaatatactaaAAACTGAACTAAGcaatcagattcaagaattCTTTAGTGTCTTGTTTTCAGCAAGGAGAATTGATAAATAATTTCTTATAgatattacatttacaaaacCAATTCATCCTTGTTACCTAATTGTTAAATACGAGAACAGAATAGGTACAGTCAGCctttgcgtgcgtgtgtgtgtgtgtctgtgagagacTGGATATCTTCTGCACTCTCCATTGAAGATTTtcaattcatacacacacagctcatGAGACACTGCACATATACCGAGCTGTCAGTTTATGACGTATACCTACCT contains the following coding sequences:
- the hspb1 gene encoding heat shock protein beta-1 translates to MTERRIPFTFLRTPSWDPFRDWYQGSRLFDQTFGMPAFPEEMHVFPSSHWPGYMRPPIGAELASLMQSAQVPSPSVHTPVVAHPAAYAQALSRQLSTGMSEIKHTQDNWKVNLDVKHFAPEELTVKTKDGVVEIIGIHEERRDEHGFISRSFTRKYTLPPGADAEKITSSLSPEGVLTVEAPLPKPAIQSSEITIPVNTASSAVQKQEGKK